GATGGCTATGTGGTAGTAGGTTCAGAAACAGGAGTTGTTGACTTAGACGAATCAGAAATCATCGAAAAAGGTAAACTAGGACCTGGTCAGATGATTGTGGTGGATTTGGAACAGAATAAAGTCCTCAAAAACTGGGAAATCAAACAAGAAATTGCATCCCAAAAACCTTATGGGCAGTGGTTGAAAGAATATCGCCTACATTTAGATAGACAAGCCCTCACCCCCAACCTCTCTCCCACAGGCGAGGAGGGAAATGTGAAACAGGCTTCTAGCCTGTCTGACAACAACTTAGTACAACAACAGACAGCCTTCGGTTATACCCTCGAAGATGTAGAAATGATCATTACCGCTATGGCACGGGATGGAAAAGAGCCTACATTCTGTATGGGTGACGATATTCCTTTAGCGGTGTTATCCGATAAGCCTCGTTTATTGTACGACTACTTTAAACAACGTTTCGCCCAAGTTACCAACCCTCCCATTGATCCTTTACGGGAAAGTTTGGTAATGTCGTTACAGATGCACTTAGGAGAAAGAGGCAATTTATTACATATCGAACCAAAAAACGCCCATACTTTGGTAATTGATTCTCCTGTGTTGTCAGAATCTGACTTAAGTTTTATCAAAAAATCTGACTTTGCTACCGTTGAATTATCTACCCTCTTCGCTATCAGCGATGGACCAGACGGGTTAAAATTAGCTTTAGAAAGATTATGTAATGAAGCTACCAAAGCAGTTAATCAGGGGCATCAAATCATCATTTTGAGCGATCGCACTCCCCTCACCCCCAAACCTCACCCCCCGCCCCTCTCCTAAAAGGAGAGGGTAGCCCCACAGGCGAGGGGAGAATAAATGGTGAATATTCTTATATTCCCCCTCTCCTTGCTATAGGTGCAGTGCATCAACATTTAATCAAAGAAGGATTAAGACTTAAAACATCTCTCATTGCTGATACTGCTCAGTGTTGGAGTACCCATCATTACGCTTGTCTCATTGGTTTTGGTGCGTCTGCCGTTTGCCCTTACCTTACCTTACAAACCGTATCCGCTTGGTGGCGTGACGAGAAAACTCAGAAATTGATGGAAAATGAAAAAATTGAGCGTATTTCTGAGGAAGAAGCCTTAAATAACTATCGTAAATCTATAGAAGCTGGATTACTCAAAATCCTGTCAAAAATGGGTATTTCTCTCTTGGCTTCCTATCACGGTGCGCAGATTTTTGAATGTATCGGTTTAGGTGCAGATGTGATGGAATTGGCTTTCAGAGGCACAACTAGCCGTGTGGGTGGTTTAAACTTACAAGAAGTAGCTAACGAAATCATTTCTTTCCATCAAAAAGCCTTCCCTGAGTTACAAGCCAAAAAATTAGAAAATTACGGCTATGTGAACTATAAAAAAGGTGGCGAATATCACATGAATTCCCCCGAAATGGCAAAAACCTTACATAAAGCTGTATCTGCTTATGGCACTGAGGAAGGTTATGATCATTATGAATGGTATCGCAAATATCTGCAAGAGCGCCCCGTTACTGCTTTAAGAGATTTATTAGAGTTTAAGTCTGATAAAAATTCTATCTCTATCGATGATGTCGAGCCTGTAGAAGACATTGTCAAACGCTTTTGTACCGGGGGGATGTCTTTGGGTGCATTAAGCCAAGAAGCCCACGAAACCCTCGCTATAGCCATGAATCGTATCGGTGGTAAGTCCAATTCTGGGGAAGGTGGAGAAGATCCTAACCGTTATAATATTATTGATGAAGTGGACGAAAATGGTAAAAGTCCTTTATTCCCTCATCTCAAAGGTTTACAAAAAGGCGATCGCGCTGCTTCTGCTATCAAACAAATTGCGTCTGGTCGTTTTGGTGTCACTCCTGAGTATTTAATGAGCGGTGAACAACTGGAAATCAAGATGGCACAAGGGGCTAAACCCGGTGAAGGAGGACAATTACCCGGCAAGAAAGTGAGCCAGTATATTGCGATGTTACGCCGTTCTAAACCCGGTGTTACTCTCATTTCTCCTCCTCCTCACCATGACATATACTCCATTGAGGATTTAGCCCAATTAATCCACGATTTACATCAGATTAACCCCTCTGCTAAGGTATCCGTTAAATTAGTGGCAGAAATCGGTATCGGTACGATCGCCGCCGGTGTAGCTAAAGCCAATGCGGATGTAATCCAAATTTCTGGTCATGATGGTGGTACAGGTGCATCTCCTTTAAGTTCCATTAAACACGCTGGTTGCCCCTGGGAATTGGGCGTAACTGAAGTTCATCGCACCCTATTAGAAAACCAATTACGCGATCGAGTTTTACTCCGTGCCGATGGTGGCTTAAAAACAGGTTGGGATATTGTCATGGCGGCGTTAATGGGTGCAGAAGAATATGGTTTCGGTAGTATTGCCATGATTGCAGAGGGTTGTATTATGGCTCGTGTTTGCCACACCAATCAATGCCCTGTAGGTGTCGCTACTCAACAAGAGCGTTTACGTCAGCGTTTCTCTGGTGTGCCGGGGGATGTGGTTAATTTCTTCTATTTTGTAGCGGAAGAAGTGCGATCGATTCTCGCTAAATTGGGTTATCGTAGTTTAGATGAAGTTATCGGACGTGCGGATTTATTAACCTATCGTCAAGATGCAAAACTCACTAAAACAAAAGCCTTGATTCTCGATTGTTTAACCAATCTTCCTGACACGAAAACTAACCGTGACTGGTTGAAACAGGTCGATACCCATACTAACGGTCATGTTTTAGATGATGAAATTTTAGCAGATTCTAACATCATAGATGCGATCGAATCTCATGGTAATATAACCAAAGAAATTAAGATTATTAATACTGATCGTTCCGTAGGAGCAAGAATAGCAGGAGTTATCGCTAAAAAACACGGAGATTTAGGCTTTAATGGTCAACTAAACCTCAATTTCAAAGGTTATGCAGGACAAAGTTTCGGTGCTTTCAACATTCAAGGCATGAATATTCACCTCGAAGGGGAAGCCAATGATTATGTTGGTAAAGGTATGAATGGAGGTGCGATCGTCATTGTACCACCTTCTGAATGTACTTTTGAGGCTTCTGATAACGTCATTTTAGGCAATACCTGCTTATACGGTGCAACGGGTGGTGAATTATACGCCAATGGACGAGCTGGAGAGCGTTTTGGAGTGCGTAACTCTAAAGCGACAGCCGTAATTGAGGGTGCAGGAGATCACTGTTGCGAATATATGACAGGAGGCTTAATCGTCGTCTTAGGAAATGTTGGACGTAACGTGGGTGCAGGTATGACAGGAGGCTTAGGCTATTTCCTCGATGAAGAGGGCAATTTTGAGGCAAAAGTTAACCCTGAAATTGTCAAAATTCAGCGTATTTGCACAGAGGAAGGTGAGGCACAATTAAAAGAATTAATCACTAATCATGTGGCAAAAACAGGTAGTAAAAAAGGTCAATTAATCTTAGATAATTGGGCCAATTATGTACCGAAATTCTGGCAAGTTGTTCCTCCTTCGGAAGCGGAAACTCCTGAAGTTAAAGCTCAAAAAGAGTTAACAACGGTGTAATTTAATTTGATTGCGGTGGGGATGGGTTGAACAATGTTTAACCCCTACGATAACGTAAACCGTAGGGGCAGAATAATATTCTGCCCACCCTCACCCAATTTTCTCACTTACTTTCACCACAATTTCGGCTCTATTCTCTCCTCAAATATTACTCATTTATAACCAAACATTAATTAATTTCAACTTATTAAAAGGGCAAATCGAATATAATATTTTTTGATGATGAATATTCCGAATCTTTCTCCCAATTACGGGGATTATTTAAAATATATTCTCGAACATTATTAAGCATTTCTTCATCTTTAATAACCTTTTCATAATAATTTCTTTGCCATATTAAAGATGTACCTTTTTGTTGACAAATTTGATTAATTTTGCTCGTCACTGCCCCTTTAAACGATCGAACTATACTCGGAATTGAACCTTTAACAACTTTCTGAAATTGGTTATATTTTTCTTCTTGATTAAGTGATTCTTTAATCCATAAAATACCGTGCAAATGATTGGGCATAATCACAAATACATCTAATTCCACAGAGGGAAAATGCTCTGGTATTTCTAACCAACATTGAAGTGAGATTGAACCCAGATGATTTAATAATACTTGATCCTGTTTAATTTCACCCCATAAACATTGTCGATATTGAGTACAAATAGTAACGAAATAAACTCCTTGTTGACTATAATCATAATGTTTTAAACGGATTGATCGACGGTGAAAAAAATTCATACCATATCTGATACTAACAATTATTCATAAGGGAAAATAGGTTGAACATTATGTTATCGCAGGGGCAGAGTATCATTCTGCCCACCTAACCCTCATTTCTCTGGTTTGAATGTCTAAAATTTGTATTGTAAGTCGATGACAATATATAATGATTATTGAACAATTAAATTAATAAGTTTTATGAAAGTAAAAGAAATAGATCAAAATATACTTGGTCAAACCACTGAGGTACTTATAAATAAAAAAAAAGCTAAGGGTAAAATAATAGCGATTGCAGATCATTCTACTCATCAACAAGTTTGTATTCAAATAGAAGAAGGTAAAATGGGTGTTTGGATTCCTGCTCTTGCATTAGTTGATTATGATAAACTCGCTGTTTCAGTATCTTCTAACATTTTAGAACAGGTTGTCAAATTACCTCAAGATTTTTTCGTTTCAGTGCAAAAAAAAGCAGAACAAGATATAACTTCTTTGGTCGATTTTGCTGATAATTTAGCTAAAAATATTAATAATAAAGTTGCTAGTGATATTCAATTAATTAATTCCGCAGTAGAAAAAGCTCAAAAATTAATAGAAAAAACAACTCAAGAAATTGCAAAATCTGGTGAAAATAGTATTAAATTTATTAATCAATATTTAGCAGAAACTAATTCAGCTATTGGAAAAATTCTCAATCAAATATCAGATATAATTCAAAATTTCTCGAATGAGACTTTTCGTAAATGTATTGCAATGGCAATGAAAGTGGCAGAGGATTCTTTTGATAGTGCCAAAAAAGTTGTTGATAAATTAAGACAAGAATATCCGAAAGAAAAGTCTTTTAAAATTGCCCAAAGATTAATCAACAGAAGTACAATTTTTTCACTTGGTTTTGGCATCGCCATGGATGGATTTAATTTCGCTGAATCATTAACTAAATTATCAATTGGTTTAGATTTAGCTAAAAATGCAGCCCTTTTGTCAGAGTTAGTTTATCAAATAGGGATTGCGTATGGTTTTAATGATATTAATAAAATTACTAAAGGAGAAGCCATCGCTATTATTGCCTTATGTTTAGGAATAGACATTCTACAACAATTAGGGTTAAAAGCCTTAACAGAACCTAGTTCTATTGTTAGTATTCCTATAAAAGCAGTTTCTAATGTTGCTTTATTTCAATTAGTTGGCTATGCTTCGTGTTTATATTTTGATATTAAAGTAAACGGGGCAGAGAATCCTCTAGTTTCAGGAAAAGCCTATCAACAATTTACAGATAAATTACGGATTTACTTGGACGAAACATTAAGCGAAACCGAAAAATTGGCAGATATTGTTAAAGATGCGATCTCAATTAAACAACAAGTACCTGCTTTAGCTACTGCATAAAATCATAAAAATCAATGATTACGGGGGAGTAGATTAAAGATTCTGGTGGGGATGGGTTGAACACTGTTCAACCCCTACGATAACGCAAATTGTAGGGGCAGAATGATATTCTGCCCACCCTCACCTCAATTTTGTTGCTCACTTCCTCCCGAATTTTTTGCTCACCACCATCTCAATTTATTACCCACCACCACCCAAATTTTTCGCCTATTTTCCCTTCAAATATTACTCATTTATAAGCAAATATTAATGAATTTTCACTTGTTAAAAAGGTAAATCGAATATGATATTTTTCGATGATGAATATTCGGAATCTTTCTCCCAAATACGATGATTCTCTAAAATATATTTTCGCACATTATTAAGCTTTTGTTCATTTTTAATAACCTTTTCATAATAATTTCTTTGTCATATTAAAGATGTGCCTTTTTGTTGATAAATTTGATTAATTTTTTTTCGTTACTGCCCCTTTAAACGATCGCACTTAAATGATTTAATAATACTTGATTTTGTATGATTTCTCCCCATAAACATTGTATATACAAGGTACAAATTACGAAATAAATTCCTTGTTGACTATAATCATAATATAAAAAAATAAATCAATAATGAAAGTCCTATTTGATTGTACTTCAGTGCGCGATCGCATCTCTGGTATTGGTTATTATACTTATAGCTTGATGAAGGCTTTACAGAAAGGCAATTTTCCTGATTTGGAATTGAATTTTTGTCGCCAACCTAGTATGAAACAATGGTTAAAGCATCAACAAGATTTACCAGATGTCTTAAAACAATTTCCCTCCATTCAATTTTTACCTTTTCCAGTAACAGTAAGTGATTTTCTGGGTAAATCCGCAGGTTATTTTACGAATAATATTGGTCATTTTGACATAATTCACGGTACAGATCATTATGTTTACCCTTTTAAAGAAGGAAAAAAAATCATGAATATCCATGATTTAACTTTTTTAAAATATCCTCAATTTTGCACAAATATTGTTAAACAATATACTCGCAGAATAAAAAAATGTTTACCGTGGACTGATTTAATAATTACTTTTGCTGAAAGTACAAAAAAAGATATTATTGACTATTTAGGAGTAAAAGAAGAAAAAATATTCATTACCTCAGAAGCAAGTAGATATGATTTTAACTATTTAAAAACTATAAATATTGATTTAATCAAAAGTAAAACTAACTATGATTTTTCTCAGAAATATCTATTATTTGTAAGCACGATCGAACCTAGAAAAAACATTATCAGTCTGATAAAAGCCTTTAATATTTGCAAAGAAAAATATCATCTCCATCATCACTTAATTCTTATTGGTAATAAGGGTTGGCAGTATGAGCCTATTTTTGCCGAAATAGAAAATTCCCCTTTTTCTGATCAAATTCATCATTTAGGGTATTTAACTGATGCTCAGTTAGCCATTTTTTATGCCCATGCTGATATGTTTATCTATCCCTCTTTTTATGAGGGTTTTGGTTTGCCTATTCTTGAAGCAATGACTTTAGGTACACCTGTAATTACTTCTTCCGTATCATCCATGCCTGAAGTGGGAGGAGATGCGGCAATTTATGTTAATCCCCATGATGTGGATGCTTTGGCAAATAGAATTTATCAGCTAGGGCTTGATCCGATCTTACGTCAAAGTTTAATTGAAAAAGGAAAAAACCGAGCAAAACTTTATTCTTGGCAAAGAGTAGCACAAGAAACCCTCAAGGCTTACTCCTATCTAGCTTAAAAGAAAACCCAGAAAATTTGATTATAAATACTAATAAAAAAAAATAGAGATTAAAAAAATGTAAAGGATAAGAAAAGGTTTACAATGTATAGATTAGATTATAAAGAACTTAAATATAAAATTCACAACTGAGATTTAATAACCTTACTTTATATTAGATGAGTATTGATAAACCCATTTCAAAAACATCCTTTGCTTTAACAACCCCTCTTTATTACGTTAACGGTTTACCCCACATTGGCAGCGCTTACACCACTATGATTGCAGATGCGATCGCACGTTGGTATCGTCTTTCTGGTCATGAAGTTATGTTCGTCACAGGTACAGATGAACACGGTCAAAAAATCCAACGCACCGCCGAAGAAAAAGGAGTAAATCCTCAAGAACATTGCGATCGTATTTCTCAACAATTTCAAGACTTATGGCATAAATTAGATATAAAATTCGATCGCTTTAGTCGCACTACTGCTAGTAATCATCAAGCTATTGTCAATGAATTTTTTGCCAGAGTGCAAAAGAGTGATGATATATATTTAGCTCAACAACAGGGATGGTATTGTGTTGCCTGTGAAGAATTTAAAGAAAAAAGAGAACTCACAGAAGACGGTTTTTGTCCTATTCACACTAACCAAAAAGTAGAATGGAGAGATGAAGAAAACTACTTTTTTCGCCTTTCCCGTTACCAACAACAACTAGAAGAACTATACACCAAAAATCCAGACTTTATTCAGCCTGAAAGCAGAAGAAACGAAGTTATTAACTTTGTCAAACAAGGATTACAAGATTTTTCTATTTCCCGTGTTAATGTTTCTTGGGGTTTCCCCATACCAGACGACCCTAAACATACAATTTACGTGTGGTTTGATGCCCTTTTAGGCTATATTAGCGCTCTTTTAGATGAAAATGATCCCCCAACCCTCGAAAATGCCCTTAAAAAGTGGTATCCCTTCAACTTACATCTCATTGGCAAAGATATATTAAGATTCCATGCCGTTTATTGGCCTGCAATGTTGATGTCAGCACAATTGCCCTTACCAAAACAGGTATTTGGACATGGTTTCTTAACTAAAGATGGTAAAAAGATGGGTAAAAGTTTGGGCAACACTTTAGATCCATTCTCCCTAGTAGAAAAATATGGATCTGATGCTGTACGTTACTATTTTCTCAAAGAAATCGAATTAGGGGAAGATGGTGACTTCAACGAAATTCGTTTTGTGAATACCTTAAATGCAGATTTAGCAAATGACCTAGGAAATTTATTAAACCGCAGTTTAGGAATGCTGAAAAAATACTGCAAAGGAGTTTTACCCCCCATTACTCAAACAGATATTAGCGAAGAAAATGAAGTGAAACAGATAGGTAAATCTTTAGAAAAGAAGGTCATAGAAGCCTATCAAAATTATCGTTTTTCCAGCTTATGCCAAGAAGTTTTAAACCTCATTCGTAGTTGCAACAAATTTATTGATGAGAGTCAACCTTGGAGTTTATATAAACAAGGGGAGCAAAAAGAAGTCGAAAAAATTCTTTATGTAGTGTTAGAGTCCGTCCGATTCGCTGGTTTTTCTCTTGCTCCAATAATACCGAATATTAGTAATAAGATTTATACTCAACTGGGATTCAATTTTGATTTTAATCAAAAAGATTTAGGATTAAAAAGTAATATTAGTAATGAACATGGGCAGTGGGGTATTCTTCCTATTAACCAAGAATTGCCTAAAGCTGAACCTATATTCGCTAGACTCGAAGTACCAGAAAATAAATAGTTAATTAAATTTAGTTTCTTCTTTTAATATTCTTCTAATATATAGATATATAACTCATAGATATATAGCTAATATATAGAAATTTTTTTTAATTTTATCAAAATCATAAAATCTTTTTTAGAAACCAACTATAAACAAAAATAACTTTAATAAAAAATAAGGATAAAAAAATGTGGGATAATTTTGATAGTGATCCCGTCTTTCCCCCTGAACAAGTTTTAGAAAATAGGGGAAGGGTTGCGATCTTCATTGATGGTTCAAATTTATTTTATGCCGCCCTCCAGTTAGGAGTTGAAATCGATTATACAAAACTCCTTTATCGTTTGACTGCTGGTGCGAAATTGTTACGGGCTTTCTTTTATACTGGAGTCGATCGTACTAATGAAAAGCAACAGGGATTTTTACTTTGGATGCGTCGTAATGGCTACCGAGTTATTGCCAAGGATTTAGTGCAGTTACCTGACGGTTCAAAAAAAGCTAATTTGGATGTGGAAATTGCCGTTGATTTAATGG
This is a stretch of genomic DNA from Cyanobacterium aponinum PCC 10605. It encodes these proteins:
- the metG gene encoding methionine--tRNA ligase; translated protein: MSIDKPISKTSFALTTPLYYVNGLPHIGSAYTTMIADAIARWYRLSGHEVMFVTGTDEHGQKIQRTAEEKGVNPQEHCDRISQQFQDLWHKLDIKFDRFSRTTASNHQAIVNEFFARVQKSDDIYLAQQQGWYCVACEEFKEKRELTEDGFCPIHTNQKVEWRDEENYFFRLSRYQQQLEELYTKNPDFIQPESRRNEVINFVKQGLQDFSISRVNVSWGFPIPDDPKHTIYVWFDALLGYISALLDENDPPTLENALKKWYPFNLHLIGKDILRFHAVYWPAMLMSAQLPLPKQVFGHGFLTKDGKKMGKSLGNTLDPFSLVEKYGSDAVRYYFLKEIELGEDGDFNEIRFVNTLNADLANDLGNLLNRSLGMLKKYCKGVLPPITQTDISEENEVKQIGKSLEKKVIEAYQNYRFSSLCQEVLNLIRSCNKFIDESQPWSLYKQGEQKEVEKILYVVLESVRFAGFSLAPIIPNISNKIYTQLGFNFDFNQKDLGLKSNISNEHGQWGILPINQELPKAEPIFARLEVPENK
- a CDS encoding LabA-like NYN domain-containing protein — translated: MWDNFDSDPVFPPEQVLENRGRVAIFIDGSNLFYAALQLGVEIDYTKLLYRLTAGAKLLRAFFYTGVDRTNEKQQGFLLWMRRNGYRVIAKDLVQLPDGSKKANLDVEIAVDLMALVDYYDTAVLVSGDGDLAYAVDAVSYRGARIEVVSLRSMTSDSLINVADRYIDLDQIREDIQKTRKSNLTYDAFSPYHLIENRDPEE
- a CDS encoding glycosyltransferase family 4 protein, coding for MMKVLFDCTSVRDRISGIGYYTYSLMKALQKGNFPDLELNFCRQPSMKQWLKHQQDLPDVLKQFPSIQFLPFPVTVSDFLGKSAGYFTNNIGHFDIIHGTDHYVYPFKEGKKIMNIHDLTFLKYPQFCTNIVKQYTRRIKKCLPWTDLIITFAESTKKDIIDYLGVKEEKIFITSEASRYDFNYLKTINIDLIKSKTNYDFSQKYLLFVSTIEPRKNIISLIKAFNICKEKYHLHHHLILIGNKGWQYEPIFAEIENSPFSDQIHHLGYLTDAQLAIFYAHADMFIYPSFYEGFGLPILEAMTLGTPVITSSVSSMPEVGGDAAIYVNPHDVDALANRIYQLGLDPILRQSLIEKGKNRAKLYSWQRVAQETLKAYSYLA
- a CDS encoding transposase: MNFFHRRSIRLKHYDYSQQGVYFVTICTQYRQCLWGEIKQDQVLLNHLGSISLQCWLEIPEHFPSVELDVFVIMPNHLHGILWIKESLNQEEKYNQFQKVVKGSIPSIVRSFKGAVTSKINQICQQKGTSLIWQRNYYEKVIKDEEMLNNVREYILNNPRNWEKDSEYSSSKNIIFDLPF